A genomic window from Silene latifolia isolate original U9 population chromosome Y, ASM4854445v1, whole genome shotgun sequence includes:
- the LOC141628611 gene encoding uncharacterized protein LOC141628611 translates to MVQVLATFKEIEESDRVIPCPFFFYYDTLMFYRGDKESVTIILRAFATFSLASGLEMNCEKSKIYFNGIGKEDTTYIIRVSGFKEGQFPIRYLGIPISHKRMDIGDCSRLVEKVVLRIRSWGARKLSYAGRLVLVKAVLSQLHCFWSRIFIIPLTVIDRIERIYRNYLWNDGE, encoded by the exons ATGGTGCAAGTTTTGGCTACTTTCAAGGAAATAGAGGAATCAGACAGGGTGATCCCTTGTCCCTTCTTCTTTTACT ACGACACACTAATGTTCTACAGAGGGGATAAGGAATCTGTTACTATCATTTTAAGAGCTTTTGCAACATTTTCTCTTGCTTCTGGACTTGAGATGAACTGTGAGAAATCAAAGATATATTTCAATGGGATAGGTAAGGAGGATACAACATATATTATAAGAGTGTCAGGCTTTAAGGAAGGGCAGTTTCCCATTAGGTATCTGGGCATACCTATATCTCATAAAAGAATGGACATTGGGGATTGTTCCAGATTAGTGGAGAAGGTTGTGTTGAGGATTAGAAGCTGGGGAGCTAGGAAGCTCAGCTATGCAGGCAGGCTGGTGCTTGTTAAAGCTGTTCTGTCTCAGCTACATTGTTTCTGGTCCAGAATTTTTATCATTCCTCTGACTGTTATTGACAGGATAGAGAGAATCTACAGAAATTACTTATGGAATGATGGTGAATAG